One Curtobacterium sp. MCLR17_032 genomic window carries:
- a CDS encoding LacI family DNA-binding transcriptional regulator: protein MARPPQLTGTGGRATILDVAAAAGVSRQTVTRAVNGLPGISDATKERVLAAAAALDYRPSRFGRGLVSGGAHQLGLLVDDLRNPYSPELAAAVLRLAAARGWNVMLADVGLAGDSDRSVQDLGAQSDVVIGYLGARAPEWIEHLGPVPVVELDPHGVPTRGAVRLDPTDAVEALADHLVSVGVKHPLVLDAPTVARAPGEPSTRGALLLDALRRRGYLPTHVVATAASADAGAAGTTAALTRHLRLDAVVAFNDVMALGALAACRRAHAEVPDRVRVIGIDGLTLGTLVAPTLTTLAVDLDEVARHAVDLALGMLDGSLPRSGPSVERVVRHRLVVRESA, encoded by the coding sequence ATGGCTCGACCTCCGCAGCTGACCGGCACCGGCGGCCGCGCGACGATCCTCGACGTCGCCGCGGCCGCCGGGGTCTCCCGGCAGACGGTCACCCGCGCGGTGAACGGTCTGCCGGGGATCAGCGACGCCACGAAGGAACGGGTCCTCGCCGCCGCCGCGGCGCTCGACTACCGGCCGTCCCGGTTCGGCCGGGGCCTCGTCTCCGGCGGCGCGCACCAGCTCGGACTGCTCGTCGACGACCTGCGGAACCCGTACTCACCCGAACTCGCCGCGGCGGTCCTCCGACTGGCCGCAGCCCGCGGGTGGAACGTGATGCTCGCCGACGTCGGCCTGGCGGGTGACTCGGACCGGTCGGTGCAGGACCTCGGCGCCCAGAGCGACGTCGTCATCGGCTACCTCGGCGCCCGCGCACCGGAGTGGATCGAGCACCTCGGTCCGGTGCCGGTCGTCGAGCTCGACCCGCACGGTGTCCCCACACGCGGTGCCGTCCGGCTCGACCCGACGGACGCGGTGGAGGCCCTCGCCGACCACCTCGTCTCGGTCGGCGTGAAGCACCCCCTCGTCCTCGACGCGCCCACGGTTGCCCGAGCACCGGGGGAGCCGAGCACCCGTGGCGCCCTCCTGCTCGACGCGCTCCGCCGCCGTGGGTACCTCCCGACGCACGTCGTCGCCACCGCGGCCTCGGCCGACGCGGGTGCCGCGGGGACGACCGCGGCGCTCACACGACACCTTCGTCTGGACGCCGTCGTGGCGTTCAACGACGTGATGGCCCTCGGCGCGCTCGCCGCCTGCCGTCGCGCCCACGCCGAGGTCCCCGACCGTGTCCGCGTCATCGGCATCGACGGGCTGACGCTCGGAACGCTCGTCGCACCGACGCTCACCACACTCGCGGTCGACCTCGACGAGGTGGCGCGGCACGCGGTCGACCTGGCACTCGGCATGCTCGACGGCTCGCTGCCGCGGTCCGGTCCGTCGGTCGAGCGGGTCGTCCGCCACCGGCTGGTCGTGCGCGAGTCCGCCTGA